One Physeter macrocephalus isolate SW-GA chromosome 19, ASM283717v5, whole genome shotgun sequence genomic window carries:
- the ADORA2A gene encoding adenosine receptor A2a, whose product MGSSVYIMVELAIAVLAILGNVLVCWAVWLNSNLQNVTNYFVVSLAAADIAVGVLAIPFAITISTGFCAACHSCLFFACFVLVLTQSSIFSLLAIAIDRYIAIRIPLRYNGLVTGTRAKGIIAVCWVLSFAIGLTPMLGWNNCSQQEGRNHSQGCRVGQVACLFEDVVPMNYMVYYNFFACVLVPLLLMLGVYLRIFLAARRQLKQMESQPLPGERARSTLQKEVHAAKSLAIIVGLFALCWLPLHIINCFTFFCPKCSHAPPWLMYLTIILSHTNSVVNPFIYAYRIREFRQTFRKIIRSHILRQREPFKAGGTSARALAAHSSEAEQISLRLNGHPPGVWANGSAPQPERRPNGYTLGLVSGGSARESHRDTSLPDVELLRQELKGERPESLGLEGPQAQDGAGVS is encoded by the exons ATGGGCTCCTCGGTGTACATCATGGTAGAGCTGGCCATTGCCGTGCTGGCCATCCTGGGCAACGTGCTGGTGTGCTGGGCTGTGTGGCTGAACAGCAATCTGCAGAACGTCACCAACTACTTTGTGGTATCCCTGGCGGCGGCCGACATCGCCGTGGGGGTCCTTGCCATCCCTTTCGCCATAACCATCAGCACGGGGTTTTGTGCCGCCTGCCACAGCTGTCTCTTCTTCGCCTGCTTCGTCCTAGTCCTCACGCAGAGCTCCATCTTCAGTCTCCTGGCCATCGCCATTGACCGCTACATCGCCATCCGCATCCCACTCCG GTACAATGGCTTGGTGACAGGCACGAGGGCCAAGGGCATCATTGCAGTCTGCTGGGTGCTATCGTTTGCCATCGGCCTGACTCCCATGCTAGGCTGGAACAACTGCAGTCAGCAGGAGGGCAGAAACCACTCGCAAGGCTGCAGGGTGGGCCAGGTGGCCTGTCTCTTTGAGGACGTGGTCCCCATGAACTACATGGTGTACTACAACTTCTTTGCTTGTGTCCTGGTGCCCCTGCTGCTCATGCTGGGCGTCTACTTGCGGATCTTCCTGGCGGCCCGGCGACAGTTGAAGCAGATGGAGAGCCAGCCTCTGCCAGGGGAGCGAGCTCGGTCCACGCTGCAGAAGGAGGTCCATGCTGCCAAGTCGCTGGCCATCATTGTGGGGCTTTTCGCCCTCTGCTGGCTTCCCCTGCACATCATCAACTGCTTCACCTTCTTCTGTCCCAAGTGCAGCCACGCCCCACCCTGGCTCATGTACCTGACCATCATCCTCTCCCACACCAATTCCGTGGTGAATCCCTTCATCTATGCCTACCGCATCCGCGAGTTCCGCCAGACCTTCCGCAAGATCATTCGTAGCCACATCCTGAGGCAGCGGGAGCCCTTCAAAGCAGGTGGCACCAGTGCCCGGGCCCTGGCAGCTCACAGCAGCGAGGCGGAGCAGATCAGCCTCCGCCTCAATGGCCACCCTCCCGGGGTGTGGGCCAACGGCAGTGCCCCCCAGCCTGAGCGGCGACCCAATGGCTACACCTTGGGGCTGGTGAGTGGAGGGAGTGCCCGTGAGTCCCACAGGGACACGAGCCTCCCAGACGTGGAGCTCCTCAGACAGGAGCTCAAGGGAGAGCGCCCAGAGTCCCTGGGCCTCGAGGGTCCCCAAGCCCAGGATGGAGCAGGAGTGTCCTGA